The genomic window AGTTAAATGAATGTCTGAGTGGAGCCTTTAGTAATGTGTAaaccagtggcggctggtgactcaaaaaattagggaggacaggaggaaaaccaacattgAATGGGCAATTTtaaatgccaataaaacaatttgctttcaaaaacaaaaacccttgagtggtgaaaaggctgcttctttaaagacatttagcatatacatattgtttctaatcaaagaagtgctcattttagccatggagtggttcaaatgtgtcattttaccaacaaagtgaaattcaaatttatagtattgttctattgtgacaacagatttatgttctcatcaaaaacatacaacatacacaacacacaaaatatagtctacaaagctgacatgttaacattaGGGGTGTTAACATGGACAGAAAACTCACGATTCGGAttgtatcacggatttgagtcatggatcagatcattattCGGATCAGcgggaaaaaaaggggggagacaaatagAACTTTACTTTCCATTTACTCTATACACacttacagcaagaaacagcaaggaacttttgcccatggtcttaaatgaaaacaacacttaagatgtccaatgtttaaataaaataaaataaaatatataaaatatgcaattctcagttattgcaatatgaggcatgaaacctttcttttttaaacagtgaatgaaacagcctctgtccacatcatcaaaacttgatgataacaaacattcaccgctaacgtcagttagcagctagatgctaataagctgctcagctgcagcacattaaacagcaggtaaacataactcaaatgtcacatcggaccgttagatgctggtttgatcgttgctcttcaaaatccctgttaacGATacgctgtctgcccatgacttgtacttacagcagtttgtttactttgtcttaaatgagacattaaattttggaattaatctgcagttcATATGACTGCTGAACTGTGGGGGGCAATCCATACcgatcacggatcaactacaatcagttacaccactagttaacacttgttattctagttactttaagcttattactcaatatacggctcagtttaaaaatgaactaaagaaactgtcagaagcaagcagccagacctcctgcactcattcactaatcatacaacatcaacaggtgactgaacaaccactcaattaaaaacaaatgaatgagtgagtccagacagctcactgtaacttcaacaagcaaactaacgttacccacaacacattataaggagataaaaaacacaaaaaagccacacagagacatttaaccatcagagacgaaattagcgaccaaagagacagagagagagaagctgtatctgactcactcATTATCTGAggtcttcttctttctttcatggagatgaagtattcatgtcataacgtgcatttgtgactgttggtcatcttgtatgttagttaacagaactttgtggctgctggttaaccagtctgatatcattagcaacaatgacaaacaagctaactctcctagttgtttctccggttgcttctctctccagccttcCTGGCGGTGTCCTGCTGCTActgcgctgcacagtccagataatttctcccgttagcttaacaacagtccttaacagtccttctatggatgtataaagagtccttcaggctgttacaacaagccagctgcttggctaacgcaaggagctatctactgctgttactctgccttacagtggagagaattgaagatgaaatctggaaactatgaTTGGACCaactcaatgtcaatattgctCAGCTCATTGTAACTGCTTACAGCTCATTGTAACTGTAAAGGTACATCAGGtattaatttggttttaatCTTTCTAGATGCATTTATGGAGGAATGTTTTAGTTTAAGAATAATGTGCATTCATACAGTTTAGAGTCAGAGTGAAATATCAGATGATGCTACATAACAaatgttatggaattttccatctttaggggttacaatttgggttacattgggtcaagccTGGGTCTTGAGGTCACAGAGTAAGCTTGCGGAGAGAGACACTGCCTGTCTTGCAGCTGTCggttaccaaggtcagaggGGGGCTTTCCttgacaacacagataggtgaatGCGTAGATTCTATTAGACAATACGACATAGTCAGACATTCAAAACAGAATGTGCTGACATGACCTGAACTAACACAGGTAAAATGCAgttagaaactagtgaaccaattagactaattttcCATATTGGAAAATTAAGATGCAAACTATTCGCAGGTGATTATTTCGCAATTTCGTGTTTATTCGCGTCGCTGTGCAGAGGgcagaacagaaagagacagcatcggAGCAGAACATTTCgatgtttactgttttcagttctccacTTGGCCAAGTACTTTCtattaaacattttcagaatttagacatcaaaggctcgtgtgcactttctccactgaggtgaTGACCATCACTCCATATCTCcattacaaaaaacataactgagtcatttaatgttattattgtcataacttctttgaaatacagtttaacTTAAAATGAATCACATCAatttaatctgtcaattaaaaTCTGTGATGTTGAGTGATTCATGTTATCGCTCATCATAGTTTAGCAAGTGGAGTTCACCCACTATAACTCCAGTTTACACCAGTGTCAGGTCAAATAATGACCTGTTACCTCTTCTACTCACTCTAAGCCAGTGAGAGAAGTGGAGACCAGATGTgatatagtatattatagtgTGAGATGGAATAACTTGTGTTTTGATACTGTGAGTTTCAGACTGAACACAAAGTTCATTTGACTGctggagtgtttttacagtctgtgtttattcagCACAAAAACTTATTGTACTGAACATACAGACGTTTACTATAACTGGCTGAGAATGTACacacttactgtgtgtgtgtgtctgtgtctgtgtgtgtgtgtgtgtgtgtctttgctaTTTCCTCCagactctctcactctccctcttaTCTCTGCACATTACTGAAGTGGAGTCACAGAGCTTCAGTGTAAGTGTGAAGTTTTCACTCAGTTTAAAACGTTTTCAACTTGCTTTGAGTTCATTCACTTTGTGTTCAGTCTGAGCACACATTGAAATTTattcaaaactaaaaacatgttaataattaaaatcatttgaatattaaaatatgattaagaAGAAACTCACCAAAGACAAACATGTACATCTCAGCATCAACCTGATGTTTGATTTTCTCCTGCGTAGCAACACAGCGATAGTTGTCGGTCTTGGTCACATTAATTTGGAGGATGACGTTGTAGCGGTCTCTTCTTTCTGTCACCTTTGGTTCTTCAGCATGAAGgatgtttccatcactgtccTGCCAGCGTAATTTAGGTTTTGGTAAAGCACCTCGAACTTCACACTGCAGCAGTGACCAGtactttgtttgtttaagtgGTGTGACAGATGGCTTTGGAGCTGTACCTGTGAACAAAGTATAAAACAATAACTTGTTCAACCTGTCTCTGCTTGTATATGATcatatttcagaggaaaaacagagaaacagtgaaatAGAAAAGCACATCAGCCTTAACTACACATCTCAGGAATGTTTGATAGAACATATTTCAAACAGATTCAACTAAATATTTGGTAACTTATCACCACTGCAAACACTATTTCTGACTCATATCATGACAGAGACACATACAGTGAAGAAGTTTGGACAAAACTTGAATTTCTGCTCAGTTTCTtgagctacaaaaataaaaatgaaatcaggTGTAATTTGTTGTCTGAGATGTAGACAGTATTTTCTATCACACTAAAGTCATATAAACATtgtgtataaaatatgaatcataGGTTCTTGTAAAGCATGTTTGAGCCTTTGTGTTATCAGAGTTTAATTGTGTCAGTGAGAAACATTTGATCAACAGTCTCAAGCTGCCAGAATGAAAAACTGACCATCAGATTAGTTGTAGTTCTTCTTTAGTAGCCGACAGCAGCTGATCAAACATTTAACTggaggtttttattttctcacacagGAAGGAGAGCATtattgttttaaactaaaaactacaggtttgttcatgttttataatctCAATTCCTCCTAAAACCTAAAATCTATTAAAATTAAGATTCAATTTtcatcaaatatttaatatgaacCAAATGAAGCTCTAATGAGACAAGAGGTAAACCTACATTTTAATACCATATTCTTCATTTGTGTGTAAAGAGACACTTTACTGATGTCAAAGATGAGTTTACTGGTCATGAGGAGGACGACTCAGCCTGTTAAACTGTTAATTAATGTCTTCTGAGGCTCTGGAGCAGCTTTAGTCTTTAACAATAACCAGAGTAATGTCATCAGTGTTATCTCAGCTTGGACTTCAAGACTTTGACAAAAAGTCTGTGTGAACAACTggagttaaaaaataaagtttagttttacagaaaatattgtataaatctcagaaagtaaataaatgtgaagaAATTTATCTCCAAAGTAATTGTGCAAAACTTAAAGTGGTGTCCAAACTTTTCCAAagcaaatgtttattattaaataaacaacaacaatgaagtCTGAGATTCATACAATATTCTGTACGACACTAAACTAGTGATGTTACACTCGATGCAGACGACTCAATATCATATCAACCTTTCAAAGCAAATGTATCGCAGCACGACGTTTCAATGCTTCGCTTCACTACGCCAAAAATCATGTGACCACCCTGCAGACGCCTCGTTACATCACACTCGTACCTGAGAGGTGTTGTGCTGGTTTTGGATACAGGGTGTGCTTCTCAATCTGACACAATATCTTTGCTGTAAACTGTTTAAAAGTGATCTGTTTATATAATAGTCTATAGACTTTACTGAACAACATACCAATAATGAATCAATAACACCACCTATATTCTGACTAACTGTTTCATCACAGTCTCAGATTGAATCCATCCATACAGATGCAATACCAATAGTTGCTCTGCAGATGTCGCTATTTTGACTGAATCAAATGCTTCAGAacagtgaaccattttcaaCACAACTGCTTCATATTGATCCAGTGCTTCAGAAAGTATCCCCGATCAATACACTAAACTAATATAAAACTGTCTCATGATGCTCAGATCTCATATTCAGGTTGTGGCTACAGGTTTGAGACACTGACTAACACTCAGATTAGCTGCAATTCTTCCATTTTAGCAAAAACAATCTGATAAACAAtcacactgtaatttatttaattctgGAAAATGTTTAAGGAGAtcatgatcatttattttgtttttcatcttaaacTCTTGATTTCTGAATCTGAATTGATCTTACATCCTAAAATCCTTTAAGATTCCTCAGAGATCAGTGATCAGCTTTTCCTGATGACACATCTAAACAGTAAATAAGTTGAACAGTTTTCTTTATTACTTTAGTGtaacagaaaacactgctgaGATCTCAGACAACATATTTCAAATAAGAGAATTTTAAGATGATTTTGTGGcaaaacaaactgagcaaaaaGTTGAAGAATAAACAAACTTTTATAAATCACTGCTCGTTCAATAATAAGCCTACCAGTGTGATTATTGtgctgagagaaacagaaagagagaggttgttgttttatttgctgagaagaatatttacacattaattCTGCTGTGAGGAAGCTGCCAGACAGCACTTAGAAATATACAAACACCTGACtgtaacacagacaaaaactcaCCAGTGCAAACACTATTTCCAGtaaacacatataacacatatataGTGTAAAGAAGTTTGAATTCTTGTATAAACAGTCATTATGTAGTGTATGTAactcaagtaaaaatacaaGAATGATCCCTGATCTGTTTCACAGTTATACAGATTTTCTAGTTTGTGAATGATTGAGGCCTGTAGGAGTCAAAGTTACAGCAGGTGTCAGATGTAGAGAcagtgacgtcatcacaatcAGGACTCACCTgggatgttttcagctcttctgtCTTTCAACATGCCacctaaaaagaaaacatagtTATGTTAGAAGGTTTGTATGATATTATCAACATGGCAGTCAGGAAGCCTAATACTGGGAAAAACAGAACTTTGCTACCTGTTTGTTGAACAGAACTGTTTGGAGggaaaatgcatttacaatgtaagtgatggggggcaaaatccacagtcctccttctgtgctaAAATCTGAGAGTCTGAGTTTGATAAATCAAGTGGATTTCTTCCAAAGTGTTTCtctccttccactgcagctcagcaaggaaacacaaagaggagagTCTGTACTAATACAACTGTAATTTTGGCAGATCCACTTGATACCTGCAATGTAATAAGTGAAGAGAATATTTGTGAATTTCAAGTTTACATTTTCCAGTAAACACTGCAGTTTCAAATCCTATATGTGTCTTCATGGTATCATATTATTACCAGGCTCTGTCATTGTATATATTTAGAGTTTGGTCCTAGTttttagtttcagttcagtttctagttatgaaataaaagaataaaatcataaataactaaaatctTTGAGTcttatgttgtttgttgtgtgattCATGTGTGActtggctgctgtaacactgtaatTTCTCATCGGGATTAATAAAATATCTCTCTATCTAGTCGATCTGTCTAATTACAGCTAATAAGAAGTTCAGTGAGCTTCAGTATATTTTGGTGACACATTAACTATCTACTAACTACTATCAATGTAAgaccctttttttcttttcatttatgaTAGCATTCCTTGGCTTCAGTACCTTTACTTGATCTGTTCCTGTTGTAAGTGGATGGAAAGCATTTAAGTCATATTAAATCCGTGCCTAATACAAACTATGAAGAGACAGAtctattgtgttgattttacaccTATTGCTACTCTAAAAAttcatgacaaacagacattttggggccatttaaaaaaaaaaaaaatcctccccCCAGCCCCCCCGGTAAAGGCTTAGCCCCCCTAACCATAATTCTCTAGTGACGACCCTGCATGTGGCTCAGTAATGTTAATACTAGCTGCCACTACCTGTTGCTAGACTGTTAGAGTTTGACATTGTTGGTATTCTGGTAATTGAGTAAAGGAGGGGGAGATCGTCTGTACTGTTACTGAAATAGTAGCCAGTATAATTTCTTTATGGTGTCAATGTGTAATTAGTTTAATAGCTTACCTGTTCATGTGTTGATCAGGCTTATATGTGCCATAGCAGTAATATGGACATAAGTAATTTAAGTTGAGTATATTAGGTTGTCTGATTCTTATTATGTTCAGCACTTTGTATCGGTTACTGTTATAGACTACATGCACCCACACCTCCTTCAACTCTGCACCTGTAAGCCTAAATGGTTGCAATACTGTGCTGTTGTGTTACATGAGAAGCAGTAAAGAAGAGTTAACTGCATCTGAGCGTCCTGTGTGTTCTGACCGACACCCGAAGGGGAACTTTACTCTTACTCAACCAACACCTATACAGTCCTAAGTGAATAGCTACAGTGTGATGTCAAATAATGGCCTGTTACCTCTTCTACTCACTCTAAGCCAGTGAGAGAAGTGGTGGCAACATGTgatatagtatattatagtgTGAGATGGAATAACTTGTGTTTTGATACTGTGAGTTTCAGACTGAACACAAAGTTCATTTGACTGctggagtgtttttacagtctgtgtttattcagCACAAAAACTTATTGTACTGAACATACAGACGTTTACTATAACTGGCTGAGAATGtacacacttactgtatgtgtgtgtgtgtgcttatgtaaCTGTTCAGACTGATCTCAAAATGTAACACTAACTCCAGTTCTTTGTTATTTCCTCCagactctctcactctccctctcatctCTGCACATTACTGAAGTGGAGTTACAGAGCTTCAGTGTAAGTGTGAAGTTTTCactcagtttaaaatgttttcaacttGCTTTGAGTTCATTCACTTTGTGTTCAGTCTGAGCACACATTGAAACTTATTCAGaactaaaaacatgttaatgattAAAATCATTTGAATATTGAAATATGATTAGGAAGAGCCTCACCATAGATATACATGTATATCTCAGAATAAATCTGATGGTTGATTTCCTCCTGCGTAGCAACACAGCGATAGTTGTCGGTCTTGGTCACAGTAATGTTGAGGATGATGTCGTAGCggcctcctctttctgtcaccTTTGGTTCTTCAGCATGAAGgatgtttccatcactgtccTGCCAGTGTAATTTAGGTTTTGGAAAAGAACCTCGAACTTCACACTGCAGCAGCGCCCAGTACTGTGTTTGATTAAGTGTCTTGACATATGGCTTTGTAGCTGCACCTGTGaacaaagtataaaacaaaataacttgTAAAGAACAATTACAGGATCAGACATGAACTGTAATACTGGGATGTTTTGTTCAACCTGTCTCTGCTTGTATATGATcatatttcagaggaaaaacagagaaacagtgaaatAGAAAAGCACATCAGCCTTAACTACACATCTCAGGAATGTTTGATAGAACATATTTCGAACAAGTTTTACTAAATATTTGGTAACTTATCACCACTGCAAACACTATTATTTTCTAACCCTAGAGGCCCTTGTCATTTTAGACCCATCACGCCGCAAACCTGTGAGAATTACTGCAACACCTATCAAGCTTCTCAGCGGCTTGACCCTTTAGATTATTCCTGCTGTGTAGAGGAGCTGGCTTCTAAATGTTTGCAACGTTGCACTACTACACAGGATGCTGTAGCACCTGTTAAATTGTCCAAAGCCCGCCCtactttgacaaaacaatctccaTGGTTTAATGGCCGTGTCCGAAGCATTAGAAGGGCATGTAGGCGTGCTGAACGGAGATGGAAAGTTTCCAAACTAAGATGTGATTTTAATGCCATGAAAGAGCTTTTAAAGGAGTCTAATTACACTGTAAAGGACGAAAGATCAAAATTCTTCTCTTATCTGATTGCCTTAAATCCTCACAACCCCAAGTTACTTTTTAGGACTATTAACTCCCTTATCCACTGCCCTCCCAATTCCGTAGAAGTCTCTTCAATTGAAAGGTGTGAGAGTTTTCGTTCCttttttgtcaataaagtttCCAACATTAAAGCCCCAATCATACCATCTCCGCTTATTTTACCACACTGTGAGGTGTATCagttttttaattctttttatcCAATTTCCCAGTCAGATTTACTGAGGATGATCTATGGCATGAAATCTTCCACCTCTCCCTCTGATGCCTTACCCACTAGATTTTTAAAGGAGGTTTCTGCCTTTTCATCCTCAGATATTTTAGCAATTTTTAACAAATCTCTATCTTCAGGGATTGTTCCTCCGATTTTTAAATCTGCTGTTGTTCACCCCCTTCTGAAAAACTCTTGACACCACTAATCTGAGTAATTTTAGACCCATATCCAAATTACGCTTTCTTGCCAAGGTGCTGGAGAAAGTGGTTTACTCTAAGCTTATTTCTTTTATGATCACTCTCTCTTCGAAAAGTTTCAGTCTGGTTTCCGCACTCATCGTAGCACAGAAACTGCACTTTTAAAAGTTTCAACGACATTAGAATGAACTTGGATGCCGGCCACTGTACTGTTCTGGTACTTTTAGACCTTTCTGCAGCGtttgacacagtcaatcatgaaaTACTAATTAATCAACTAGAAAACTGCATGGGGTGACTGGGACTGGTGGACTAGACTGGTTAAAGTCTTATTTGAGTGACAGAATGTTCTCTGTTTCAATTGGAAATGTCTCCCCCAAATTCTCAAATATCACatgtggtgttcctcaaggaTCAATTCTTGGGCCTTTattgttttccatttacatgTTTCCCCCGGGTCAAGCCATTCGCAACTCCAATATTTCcttccatttttatgcagaCGATACACAGATATATCTATCCATAAATCCATCAGACATCACCTCACTTACCTCACTAACAATGTGTCTTGCACGTATGAGATCTTggagttaaaaaataaagtttagttttacagaaaatattgtATAAATCTCAAAAAGTAATATAATTGTGAAGAAATTTAGCTCCAAAGTAATTGTGCAAAATTTAAAGTGGTGTCCAAACTCTCCCAAAGCATATATTCATCATTAAATATACAATAACAATGACGTCTGAGATTCATACAATATTCTGTACGACACTAAACTAGTGATGTTACACTCGATGCAGACGACTCAATATCATATCAACCTTTCAAAGCAAATGTATCGCAGCACGACGTTTCAGTACTTCGCTTCACTACGCCAAAAATCATGTGACCACCCTGCAGATGCCTCGTTACAACACATATTCTGACTAACTGTTTCATCAATGTCTCAGATTGAATCCATCCATACAGATGCAATACCAATAGTTGCTCTGCAGATGTCGCTATTTCGACTGAATCAAATGCTTCAGAacagtgaaccattttcaaCACAACTGCTTCATATTGATCCAGTGCTTcacaaatagaaacagaaaacactgctgaGATCTCAGACAACATATTTCAAATAAGGGAATTTTGGGATGattttgtaataaaacaaatttttaaaaaagttgaaGAATAAACAAACTTTTATGAATCACTGCTTGTTCAATAATAAACCTACCAGTGTGATTATTGtgctgagagaaacagaaagagagaggctgtTATTTTAATTGCTGAGAagaatatttacacattaattCTGCCGTGAGGAAGCTGCCAGACAGCACTTAGATTCACGTAAAAATACAAGAATGATCCCTGATCTGTTTCACAGTTATACAGATTTTCTAGTTTGTGAATGATTGAGGCCTGTAGGAGTCAAAGTTACAGCAGGTGTCAGATGTAGAGAcagtgacgtcatcacaatcAGGACTCACCTGGATTTTCAGCTGTTCTGTCTCTTAAGATACCatctaaaaggaaaaagaaaacatagtTATGTTAGAAGGTTTGTATGATATCATCAACATGGCAGACAGGTAGACTAATACTGGGAAAAACAGAACTTTGCTGCCTGTTTATTGAACAGAACtgattggaggaaaaaaagaaaccacaGTCTCAGATTTCACAAACATCCTGGTTTAAACTGGCCGCACATTCACAGACACGACTGCTTTGTGTCAGTCCCAGATGGGTTAAGGCTGGAGTTCACTTGAAATGAACTACTGTAGGTCTTACAACGTGTCATCTAAAggtaaaagtgtttatagctgctCTGAACTGAGTGTAAAGCCTGGCGTTATAGAGAGGGGCGAGAcgtgataatcatttaaatggTGATAACAGCTCACACTTTCATACAGTCTCCCCTTCAAGACATCCATGCTGTTAAAATCAGgagtttgagagagaagtttCTCTTTCTTACCTCCACACACCTGGACAATCACTGCATGAAGCTGGATGTACTTAATAGGTTTAAGGAAGTTACAAAATTTATTGGACACAGTGACACAAACTGCAATGTGTCTCAAATATCCATCATGTTTGATAAAGAGGGAATCTCTCTATACATGGTTGCAGCGCTGTGGGGACGAGGCCCTGCCAGATGTGTTTTCTGACTATTTGACTTGAGTCCATCTGAGACTCTTAAACCAGTCACAtcagtaaataaacattttataaaaacactcaCCAACAACAAGCTTAATGTAGAATATTTGTCTTGGCTGATGACGTGGAAATTCACAGGTGTAGACTCCACTGTCAGCCACCTCCGTATTTCTGATGGTTATGGAGGCGTTTCCTGACATCAGTCcatctttaaaatgtgagaCTCGTTCTATGAACTGCTCATCTTGACCTGGATTGCCTTTATTGCTATGGAAGCCTCCATCATACTTGAACACCTGCTTCTGATCATCTTTGTTCCACTCAAACAATTGAAACATAATGTTCTCCTTGCTGCTGAGTGAACAGGGTAAAATGACGTCACTTCCTTCATCCACGATCACTTTGATGACATTTGGCTCTGGAGgacaaaaacatgtattaatcaatatgtttacatgcagaatAATCAGGTTAAGACAGACATATGGAAGTTTGTTGTCATAACAACATATCAACTTATGTTGtaacaagaaacttttcttgtttcttgtcgTCTGGCACATTGTCTTCAACAAATCCAACAAGAAAGTTTGCTTTAAATTGAGagctatatttatattttttaaatgtattgattatatattttttactgttatttttaaaggGAAGTGATTTAAACCAATCATAATCTTCCAGTCTTATAGGCATCAATCCGCTCTTACTCCAATTGACTCTATATCCAGAAAAGGTGCCAAATAAATCAGTTATGGATAAAATTGATGGGATGGTGGTTTGAGGTTGGGATACATATAACAAAATATCATCCACATACAAGCATATCTTATTAACAGTACACTCCGTATTGTATCCCTGTATATCAGGATGACATCAAGTAGCTTCTGCAAGTGCTCCAGACCTAAAGCAAACAGTTGTTGGGCCTCAGAAGGAAGACAGGATTTTCTCCACAGAGACGCGGATAACTTCTACGCCCCGCTGTCTACCGACTGAGTCAACCATCCTGCATTTCTTCGCTGACCTGCCAAGAAACCAGCGCCGTCAGCCTTGAGGAAATAAAGATAGTTGCTTTGTCGTGCgtacagactgccgtccatatGCGCGCTCTCTATAGATAAAGCAACCACTGCTCTCCTCTCACAGTCGTGGGACTGAGAGTTGGTCTTCCCCCcttctctttcccctctcttttactaacatacacacacaactacacatcCACCTAATCATGCACGTTTTCCACACATCTGATAGTCAGATAGCATAGGACACAGCGCCGCCTTACTCCTTTGTTATCCGCCATCAGATACGTGTGTGCAGAAAGACCACCAACCACCGGTCGGCGCTGTCTGCTATTGTTAACCAGAACTCTGCAGTGCCTTCCGCTGGTTGGTTCTCACATGATGCGACTTCCCCAGGAAGCTGCACCATCTTGAATCACGTGCATCGTCACCTGGCTCGATAACGTCAGCCAtcttgtgacacacacacacacacacacacacacaaacgcttTTGTTTACCTGTTTTGATTttacacagctgctgtttttatgtgtgttattTAGTATTAATTGGTAGTGTAGTGTTTATTGATTGAAACAATTGTTAACTTTGTTGATCCTTGTGGAGAttaataaatactgtttatagctttaaacgcacaatatgtaatttcagccactaggggtctcaatcaaaacaataataaaagatggagtgtgatgacggtgtgaagtagcaaagGATCATGGGAGTTattgtcttcgttgttaaataaccagcttcaccgggataggattactccagtcATCgttcgggatgtttttaccgggagccgaattacccgcagaggtctcctcctctccaaaacaaagggacccggagattacaggcaaaaacactgaataaagcagtttcacctaaaaaatcagtgtttctccgacgatgttcgAAAGAGCACCAAACGTCCagtacgggctgttagccgagctgctgctaacacttgttcggtttatttctcttataacttcAGACGTTCCGCAGGTTTCCAccgggagccaaattatccgcaGCGGTCTCCTcctttccaaaaacaaacgtacacgcagattaaaacgttaaaaaaatactaattaaagctgtttcacctaaaaaaatcagtgtttctccaacaATGTTCAGAGAGCAcgtgacttcctggaggggctgttagccg from Thunnus maccoyii chromosome 3, fThuMac1.1, whole genome shotgun sequence includes these protein-coding regions:
- the LOC121894141 gene encoding butyrophilin-like protein 2 isoform X1 codes for the protein MMFNLQTSSTTMKLLLLVFPLLCFEVTFGDISEPDVIKVTVEDGSDVILPCSLSSKESIMFQLFVWTRDHQKTVFVHYPYFHNRYGYSTQDEQFIGRVSHFDDELKSGNASIIIRHTMVADSGDYTCEFPQLQPRQIFHIKLVVGGVFKDRTAENLGLATKPYVTVVDQTADWALLQCEVQGSFPKPKLRWQDSDGKKLPAEEPKETERGGHYDVILQINVTKTDNYRCVATQKEISHQIYAETYVYIHEPNVIKVIVDEGSDVILPCSLSSKENIMFQLFEWNKDDQKQVFKYDGGFHSNKGNPGQDEQFIERVSHFKDGLMSGNASITIRNTEVADSGVYTCEFPRHQPRQIFYIKLVVDGILRDRTAENPGAATKPYVKTLNQTQYWALLQCEVRGSFPKPKLHWQDSDGNILHAEEPKVTERGGRYDIILNITVTKTDNYRCVATQEEINHQIYSEIYMYIYGGMLKDRRAENIPGTAPKPSVTPLKQTKYWSLLQCEVRGALPKPKLRWQDSDGNILHAEEPKVTERRDRYNVILQINVTKTDNYRCVATQEKIKHQVDAEMYMFVFGGISKDNSVSGSCYQWMIPFIILSALCCYFICVLLALIWKGYITLHCKKDRGAAGPHNQQEAVQLNTRREAV
- the LOC121894141 gene encoding butyrophilin-like protein 2 isoform X4 produces the protein MMFNLQTSSTTMKLLLLVFPLLCFEVTFGDISEPDVIKVTVEDGSDVILPCSLSSKESIMFQLFVWTRDHQKTVFVHYPYFHNRYGYSTQDEQFIGRVSHFDDELKSGNASIIIRHTMVADSGDYTCEFPQLQPRQIFHIKLVVGGVFKDRTAENLGLATKPYVTVVDQTADWALLQCEVQGSFPKPKLRWQDSDGKKLPAEEPKETERGGHYDVILQINVTKTDNYRCVATQKEISHQIYAETYVYIHEPNVIKVIVDEGSDVILPCSLSSKENIMFQLFEWNKDDQKQVFKYDGGFHSNKGNPGQDEQFIERVSHFKDGLMSGNASITIRNTEVADSGVYTCEFPRHQPRQIFYIKLVVDGILRDRTAENPGAATKPYVKTLNQTQYWALLQCEVRGSFPKPKLHWQDSDGNILHAEEPKVTERGGRYDIILNITVTKTDNYRCVATQEEINHQIYSEIYMYIYGGMLKDRRAENIPGTAPKPSVTPLKQTKYWSLLQCEVRGALPKPKLRWQDSDGNILHAEEPKVTERRDRYNVILQINVTKTDNYRCVATQEKIKHQVVSQKTTQFQVPAING
- the LOC121894141 gene encoding butyrophilin-like protein 2 isoform X2, with translation MMFNLQTSSTTMKLLLLVFPLLCFEVTFGDISEPDVIKVTVEDGSDVILPCSLSSKESIMFQLFVWTRDHQKTVFVHYPYFHNRYGYSTQDEQFIGRVSHFDDELKSGNASIIIRHTMVADSGDYTCEFPQLQPRQIFHIKLVVGGVFKDRTAENLGLATKPYVTVVDQTADWALLQCEVQGSFPKPKLRWQDSDGKKLPAEEPKETERGGHYDVILQINVTKTDNYRCVATQKEISHQIYAETYVYIHEPNVIKVIVDEGSDVILPCSLSSKENIMFQLFEWNKDDQKQVFKYDGGFHSNKGNPGQDEQFIERVSHFKDGLMSGNASITIRNTEVADSGVYTCEFPRHQPRQIFYIKLVVDGILRDRTAENPGAATKPYVKTLNQTQYWALLQCEVRGSFPKPKLHWQDSDGNILHAEEPKVTERGGRYDIILNITVTKTDNYRCVATQEEINHQIYSEIYMYIYGGMLKDRRAENIPGTAPKPSVTPLKQTKYWSLLQCEVRGALPKPKLRWQDSDGNILHAEEPKVTERRDRYNVILQINVTKTDNYRCVATQEKIKHQVDAEMYMFVFGGISKDNSGSCYQWMIPFIILSALCCYFICVLLALIWKGYITLHCKKDRGAAGPHNQQEAVQLNTRREAV